The following are from one region of the Nostoc cf. commune SO-36 genome:
- a CDS encoding PIN domain-containing protein encodes MVAEIVKVYIQQHLMPSDPLGDALHLALASYHKCDFLLTWNCRHLANANKFGHIRRLNVMLGLYVPTLVTPLELIGAQNDEE; translated from the coding sequence GTGGTTGCTGAGATCGTTAAAGTGTATATTCAGCAACATCTGATGCCCAGCGATCCGCTTGGAGATGCACTACATCTTGCCCTGGCTTCGTATCATAAATGTGATTTTCTATTGACTTGGAATTGTCGCCACTTGGCAAATGCCAACAAGTTTGGGCATATTCGACGGCTAAACGTTATGCTGGGGTTATACGTTCCAACACTAGTTACGCCATTAGAGTTAATAGGAGCGCAAAATGACGAAGAATGA
- a CDS encoding PIN domain-containing protein, translated as MKPKVYIETSIPSFYYEARTEPDMVARRDWTREWWSHASDNYVLVTSLAVLDELN; from the coding sequence ATGAAACCAAAAGTTTACATTGAAACCTCCATTCCCAGTTTTTATTACGAGGCACGTACTGAACCTGATATGGTGGCACGGCGGGACTGGACACGGGAATGGTGGAGCCATGCAAGTGACAACTATGTGCTTGTAACTAGTCTTGCAGTGTTGGATGAACTCAATTGA
- the ppk2 gene encoding polyphosphate kinase 2, with translation MSIDEVENQQHNGLVQPATNLVEKLVKAKDKKKSKKSKRMFDGSTEAFAKKIPKKTFETELEQLQIELVKMQYWIKHTGYRVVVIFEGRDAAGKGGVIKRIADPLNPRGCRVVALGTPSDREKTQWYFQRYVQHLPTAGEIVLFDRSWYNRAGVERVMGFCTEAEYEEFMQSCPEFERMLVRSGIVLIKYWFSVSDDEQEKRFLSRSHDPARRWKLSPMDLESRDRWVEYSKAKDTMFAYTNIPEAPWFTIEADDKRRARLNCIHHLLSKVPYEDMTPPPLDLPSRPVAEDYVRAPRNEQFFVPQVY, from the coding sequence ATGTCAATTGATGAAGTTGAAAACCAACAACATAATGGTCTAGTTCAACCCGCTACAAACTTAGTAGAAAAGCTAGTAAAGGCAAAAGACAAGAAAAAATCTAAAAAATCCAAACGGATGTTTGATGGTAGCACAGAAGCTTTTGCCAAGAAAATTCCCAAAAAGACTTTTGAAACTGAACTAGAGCAACTCCAGATTGAGCTAGTCAAAATGCAATACTGGATTAAGCACACTGGCTATCGGGTTGTCGTCATATTTGAAGGGCGCGATGCTGCCGGTAAAGGAGGAGTAATTAAACGCATTGCCGATCCACTCAATCCTCGTGGCTGTCGTGTCGTTGCTCTGGGAACCCCCTCCGATCGCGAGAAAACTCAGTGGTATTTTCAGCGTTACGTGCAACATCTTCCCACAGCCGGCGAAATTGTCCTTTTCGATCGCAGTTGGTACAACCGAGCCGGAGTTGAACGGGTGATGGGCTTTTGTACTGAAGCAGAATATGAAGAATTCATGCAATCTTGCCCGGAATTTGAACGAATGCTGGTGCGATCGGGCATTGTTTTAATCAAATACTGGTTCTCTGTCAGCGATGATGAACAAGAAAAACGCTTTCTTTCTCGCAGTCACGATCCAGCAAGGCGCTGGAAACTCAGCCCAATGGATTTGGAATCACGCGATCGCTGGGTAGAATATTCCAAAGCCAAAGATACCATGTTTGCTTACACGAATATTCCCGAAGCCCCCTGGTTTACCATTGAAGCAGATGATAAAAGACGGGCGCGGCTCAACTGCATTCATCATTTGTTGAGCAAAGTTCCTTACGAAGACATGACACCTCCTCCCTTAGACCTTCCATCTAGACCTGTGGCTGAAGATTATGTTCGCGCCCCCCGCAATGAGCAATTTTTTGTCCCTCAAGTGTATTAA